A genomic region of Gossypium hirsutum isolate 1008001.06 chromosome D01, Gossypium_hirsutum_v2.1, whole genome shotgun sequence contains the following coding sequences:
- the LOC107928859 gene encoding protein RADIALIS-like 2, which translates to MSSNSMSASWTAKQNKDFERALAVYDKDTPDRWYNVAKAVGGKTVEEVKKHYELLLEDVRHIESGRVPFPDYWTVTGNRQA; encoded by the exons atgtcatcGAATTCAATGTCTGCTTCATGGACAGCCAAGCAAAACAAAGATTTCGAAAGGGCTTTAGCTGTTTACGACAAGGACACACCAGATCGTTGGTACAATGTTGCTAAAGCTGTGGGAGGGAAAACTGTTGAGGAAGTGAAGAAGCACTATGAGCTTCTTCTGGAAGATGTTAGACACATCGAGTCGGGTCGGGTTCCTTTCCCCGACTATTGGACCGTTACCGGGAATCGTCAAG CATGA
- the LOC107928805 gene encoding proline-rich receptor-like protein kinase PERK5 isoform X2, whose amino-acid sequence MASSPKGSPPSSRVSSPPPSAGDKSTAPPPVPASSPPNPPSAPPSPPAESNSPSPPSYSSTSSSSPPSTPALLPPTSPSTSPSPPSTLSSSPSSPSSWTSPTISTSKSPSSSSTRSSTSPSRKPSSNNNGNNQNNTTVTNPTPSPPPLSPPSLSSPSSSPPPLPANSPLENSLPNPSSTPILSSPPPTSNSSTNQIENTPKSSNMPFSSTLPIIIGVPVSVGLLLGLILMCLNAMRTKRKEDLEKHVQKGDAEKGIGNKANEHAVNILVSPSGIVSKGGSPREEAPSYFSPKYQSPLGINKCSFTYEELAIATQGFSQKNLLGQGGFWFVHKGVLPNGREVAVKSLKSGSGQGQREFQAEVEIISRIHHRHLVSFVGFSIAGDKKMLVYEFLPNKTLQFHLHEKGLPTMDWPTRLKIALGAAKGLSYLHEDCHPRIIHRDIKSANILLDFCFEAMVADFGLAKLTQDSNTHVSTRVMGTFGYLAPEYVSSGKLTNKSDVFSFGVVLLELITGRRPYNPTSNMDESLVDWARPLCARAMEDGNFGQLVDPHLGNNFVDHEMAFMVSCASACVRHSARQRPKMRQVCWSNEEQSTKF is encoded by the exons ATGGCTTCTTCCCCAAAAGGTTCTCCACCTTCATCACGTGTTTCATCACCACCTCCATCAGCGGGGGATAAGTCCACGGCGCCACCGCCAGTTCCAGCTTCCTCGCCACCAAACCCACCTTCGGCGCCACCGTCTCCCCCAGCAGAGTCAAATTCACCTTCACCACCTTCATATTCAAGTACTTCATCCTCTTCACCACCGTCGACACCCGCTTTGCTGCCACCGACATCTCCTTCTACATCACCGTCACCACCATCGACCTTGTCCTCGTCACCTTCATCGCCATCGTCATGGACATCACCGACAATATCGACGTCAAAATCACCCTCATCATCATCAACAAGATCATCAACATCGCCTTCACGGAAACCCTCATCGAATAACAATGGAAACAATCAAAATAATACCACCGTAACAAACCCTACACCATCACCACCACCACTGTCACCACCATCAttatcatcaccatcatcatcgcCACCGCCACTGCCAGCAAATTCGCCACTTGAAAATAGCTTACCGAATCCTTCTTCCACCCCAATACTTTCATCCCCACCACCAACATCAAACTCATCCACTAATCAAATTGAAAACACACCAAAATCATCTAATATGCCATTTTCATCTACATTGCCAATTATAATAGGTGTTCCAGTTAGTGTTGGTTTATTACTTGGTCTCATTTTAATGTGCCTCAATGCGATGCGCACTAAAAGGAAAGAAGACTTGGAGAAGCATGTGCAAAAAG GTGATGCTGAAAAAGGAATTGGGAACAAAGCAAATGAGCATGCTGTTAATATACTAGTGAGTCCAAGTGGGATTGTAAGTAAAGGAGGGTCACCACGAGAGGAAGCACCTTCATATTTTTCACCCAAATATCAATCACCATTAGGGATCAACAAGTGCTCTTTCACCTATGAAGAGCTTGCCATTGCAACTCAGGGGTTCTCTCAGAAGAATTTGTTGGGTCAAGGTGGGTTTTGGTTTGTTCACAAAGGGGTCTTACCTAATGGAAGAGAAGTGGCTGTCAAGAGCCTAAAATCAGGTAGCGGACAAGGCCAACGTGAATTCCAAGCCGAAGTTGAGATCATTAGTCGCATTCATCATCGGCACCTCGTTTCTTTTGTTGGGTTTTCCATTGCTGGGGATAAAAAGATGTTGGTCTATGAGTTTCTTCCAAACAAAACTCTTCAATTCCACCTTCATG AGAAAGGTCTCCCAACCATGGACTGGCCTACTAGGCTTAAAATTGCACTTGGAGCAGCTAAAGGCCTTTCATACTTGCATGAAGATT GCCACCCTCGCATCATTCATAGAGACATCAAATCTGCCAACATCTTACTTGATTTTTGTTTTGAAGCCATG GTGGCAGATTTTGGATTGGCTAAACTTACTCAAGATAGTAATACTCATGTCTCTACTCGTGTCATGGGAACATTTGG TTACTTAGCACCTGAATATGTATCAAGTGGTAAGCTGACAAACAAATCAGATGTTTTCTCTTTTGGTGTTGTGTTATTGGAGCTAATAACTGGACGTCGGCCTTATAATCCCACATCAAATATGGATGAAAGCTTAGTAGATTGG GCTAGGCCCTTATGTGCAAGAGCTATGGAGGATGGGAATTTTGGTCAATTGGTGGATCCACACCTAGGAAACAATTTTGTCGACCATGAGATGGCATTCATGGTTTCATGTGCCAGTGCATGTGTTAGGCATTCTGCTAGACAACGACCCAAAATGCGACAG GTTTGTTGGAGCAATGAGGAGCAAAGCACAAAATTTTAG
- the LOC107928805 gene encoding proline-rich receptor-like protein kinase PERK5 isoform X1, with translation MASSPKGSPPSSRVSSPPPSAGDKSTAPPPVPASSPPNPPSAPPSPPAESNSPSPPSYSSTSSSSPPSTPALLPPTSPSTSPSPPSTLSSSPSSPSSWTSPTISTSKSPSSSSTRSSTSPSRKPSSNNNGNNQNNTTVTNPTPSPPPLSPPSLSSPSSSPPPLPANSPLENSLPNPSSTPILSSPPPTSNSSTNQIENTPKSSNMPFSSTLPIIIGVPVSVGLLLGLILMCLNAMRTKRKEDLEKHVQKGDAEKGIGNKANEHAVNILVSPSGIVSKGGSPREEAPSYFSPKYQSPLGINKCSFTYEELAIATQGFSQKNLLGQGGFWFVHKGVLPNGREVAVKSLKSGSGQGQREFQAEVEIISRIHHRHLVSFVGFSIAGDKKMLVYEFLPNKTLQFHLHEKGLPTMDWPTRLKIALGAAKGLSYLHEDCHPRIIHRDIKSANILLDFCFEAMVADFGLAKLTQDSNTHVSTRVMGTFGYLAPEYVSSGKLTNKSDVFSFGVVLLELITGRRPYNPTSNMDESLVDWARPLCARAMEDGNFGQLVDPHLGNNFVDHEMAFMVSCASACVRHSARQRPKMRQIVCALEDGVPLDDLSETPKLDQSSTSNSKSDNTSNESSSYTLESKEYGSNNNDDTNHCHLNPSSFSSDSSETTSKARDDLK, from the exons ATGGCTTCTTCCCCAAAAGGTTCTCCACCTTCATCACGTGTTTCATCACCACCTCCATCAGCGGGGGATAAGTCCACGGCGCCACCGCCAGTTCCAGCTTCCTCGCCACCAAACCCACCTTCGGCGCCACCGTCTCCCCCAGCAGAGTCAAATTCACCTTCACCACCTTCATATTCAAGTACTTCATCCTCTTCACCACCGTCGACACCCGCTTTGCTGCCACCGACATCTCCTTCTACATCACCGTCACCACCATCGACCTTGTCCTCGTCACCTTCATCGCCATCGTCATGGACATCACCGACAATATCGACGTCAAAATCACCCTCATCATCATCAACAAGATCATCAACATCGCCTTCACGGAAACCCTCATCGAATAACAATGGAAACAATCAAAATAATACCACCGTAACAAACCCTACACCATCACCACCACCACTGTCACCACCATCAttatcatcaccatcatcatcgcCACCGCCACTGCCAGCAAATTCGCCACTTGAAAATAGCTTACCGAATCCTTCTTCCACCCCAATACTTTCATCCCCACCACCAACATCAAACTCATCCACTAATCAAATTGAAAACACACCAAAATCATCTAATATGCCATTTTCATCTACATTGCCAATTATAATAGGTGTTCCAGTTAGTGTTGGTTTATTACTTGGTCTCATTTTAATGTGCCTCAATGCGATGCGCACTAAAAGGAAAGAAGACTTGGAGAAGCATGTGCAAAAAG GTGATGCTGAAAAAGGAATTGGGAACAAAGCAAATGAGCATGCTGTTAATATACTAGTGAGTCCAAGTGGGATTGTAAGTAAAGGAGGGTCACCACGAGAGGAAGCACCTTCATATTTTTCACCCAAATATCAATCACCATTAGGGATCAACAAGTGCTCTTTCACCTATGAAGAGCTTGCCATTGCAACTCAGGGGTTCTCTCAGAAGAATTTGTTGGGTCAAGGTGGGTTTTGGTTTGTTCACAAAGGGGTCTTACCTAATGGAAGAGAAGTGGCTGTCAAGAGCCTAAAATCAGGTAGCGGACAAGGCCAACGTGAATTCCAAGCCGAAGTTGAGATCATTAGTCGCATTCATCATCGGCACCTCGTTTCTTTTGTTGGGTTTTCCATTGCTGGGGATAAAAAGATGTTGGTCTATGAGTTTCTTCCAAACAAAACTCTTCAATTCCACCTTCATG AGAAAGGTCTCCCAACCATGGACTGGCCTACTAGGCTTAAAATTGCACTTGGAGCAGCTAAAGGCCTTTCATACTTGCATGAAGATT GCCACCCTCGCATCATTCATAGAGACATCAAATCTGCCAACATCTTACTTGATTTTTGTTTTGAAGCCATG GTGGCAGATTTTGGATTGGCTAAACTTACTCAAGATAGTAATACTCATGTCTCTACTCGTGTCATGGGAACATTTGG TTACTTAGCACCTGAATATGTATCAAGTGGTAAGCTGACAAACAAATCAGATGTTTTCTCTTTTGGTGTTGTGTTATTGGAGCTAATAACTGGACGTCGGCCTTATAATCCCACATCAAATATGGATGAAAGCTTAGTAGATTGG GCTAGGCCCTTATGTGCAAGAGCTATGGAGGATGGGAATTTTGGTCAATTGGTGGATCCACACCTAGGAAACAATTTTGTCGACCATGAGATGGCATTCATGGTTTCATGTGCCAGTGCATGTGTTAGGCATTCTGCTAGACAACGACCCAAAATGCGACAG ATTGTGTGTGCATTAGAAGATGGTGTTCCATTAGATGACCTAAGTGAAACCCCGAAACTCGACCAAAGTTCAACCTCCAACTCCAAAAGCGACAACACTAGCAACGAATCGAGTTCATACACTTTAGAAAGCAAAGAATATGGAAGCAACAACAATGACGATACGAACCATTGCCATCTCAATCCTTCTTCCTTTAGTAGTGACTCAAGTGAGACTACGAGCAAGGCTAGAGATGACCTTAAGTAA